CGTCCCTGCTTTTCCGTCGCGGGGACACGCTGGACGCGATGCACACCGGTCTCGAACCGAAGCTGCCGATAGACGTCTTTGCCATGGATCTCAAACGACGCTTCTTTATATCCGCCCATCTCTGCGCGTGAGTCGTCGACCAAATTTATCGTCCATCCTTGATTGTCCGCGTGGGTCAGATACATCTGCGCAAGTTCTTCCGCAAACAACGCAGCTTCTTCACCGCCAGCTCCAGCTCGCACCTCAAGAACGATCTCGCTGGGAAATTCTTCATCCTGTTCCTCTTCTTTGAGTATATCGTCCATTCGAGATAGAAGGTCTTCTTTCTGTGTGGCAATAGTGGACAAATCATCTTTAGCAAGCTCTAGTAGATCAGGGTCACTCCCTGCGCTTTCTTTCGTCTCGCGCTCACTTGTTTCCAAACGTTCATATTCTTCAGCCAAATATTTCGTTTTCTCGCTTTCTTTGTATTTAGTTAGGTCAGTATTTTCCATTTTATTTTGTATCTACAAAACAACCGATTATACTCTTAAATTACTTTTAATTAAAAAGTCGGCTATTGAAGAACCGACCTTAAAAATTATATTTATTTGCCCGAGGCCTTTTCTTTTGCGGCTTCTTGTCGGCGTCGGAATTTATCAACTCGACCGGCAGTATCCATAACTCTCTCTTGGCCAGTAAAGAACGGATGCGAGGCACTAGAGATCTCTACCCGATACAGAGGATATTCTTTGCCATCACTCCATTTAGCTGTTTCTTCAGTATTTACGGTCGAAAGTATCAACCACTGATCCTTAGTTGAGGAGTCTTCGAAAATGACGTGTCGTACGTTTTCTGGGTGAATGTCTTTTTTCATAACAAAATGGATACTACCACAGACTTTCGCAGCCCGCAATATTTATACTTATAGTGATTCTAGGGTGTCGATCTGCGACTGTAAGCGCGAGGCAATATTCATTACACTGTTGGCATAATTCACACCGCGAGTTTGCCAACCTCCTCCGGCGTAGTAGCGAGCCGCAGCTTCCCACTCGGCATCATATGTTCTTGCCGCAGCTCCCAGATCCTTGAGGAATAGCGACGAAGCCGTAAAGGCGTCACGAGGATTCCAAGGGTTAGAAGGAGAAACTCCTGTTACTGAAGATACACGGCTCTGGTACATCTCCCAAGTGGATGGGATAAATTGTGAAGGCCCCATGGCTCCTCCCCATCCAATGTTTCCTATAGGACAAGACAACGGCTGAGTGTTAGGGTCTAGGCCCAAACGATCCATAATACGCAGGTAAGGCGCATGATCTCTGTCCGGCTTCATAATTTCCTTCCAAGTTCTGTTTGGGGTTGAAGGCAAGTTACAACGACCAACATTCTGCCCCAGGTTTGATTCTTGAGTTATTATCGCGAGTAGAAACGCAGGACGAACACCTGTCCCTTCCTCGGCTATACGAGCGTAATCTAACGCCTGTCCAAAGTTAATGTCGCCTGTATCTCTAAGTGAAAATAGAGCTGAACGTATTTCAGAAGCTCTCGCCTGACGCTCCGCAACTATCTCCTCATAAGTTTGCTCTTTCTCCTTGCTTGCCGATAAAAGCTGCTCTTTTTGCTGTTGAGACACCTGGATCTTTTCTTTGCTCTTCTCTATTTGATAAGTAATATTTTCCTGCTCATTCTTTACCATTTCCAACTTAGCCTTTTGTTCTGCAGCTGCCTCTTGATATTCAGCGATTCTTTCCAAGTCCTCCAATATACGCTGTTTAAGCGTTCTCAAGGAGTCCGAATCTTTAAAAAAGTCGGATAGATTTTCGTTAGCTAGAAAAACCTCGATCATAGAGCTATCGTCTACTTCCCTCATTTTTTGCAGCAACCTAGACAAAGACTCTTTTTCCCTTAAGGTCTTATCTTCTAGCTCAGATATAGTTTCCGCCTTTACTTGTATATCGTTAGATAATTGATTGATCCGGAGCCTGCTAGCCTCTAACTGCAGTTGGGTTTCTCTAATTTGGGCATCAAGGACCGCAATTTCCTCTTGAATAGACGCAGATTGAGATCGTTGTTCCTGGAGCTCTTTCTTTTGCGAAGCTATTTCTTTGAGAACTTTTTCTAGTTCTGCCTGCAATTCACGCTCACGCTCGATCTTATCTGAATCAGTTTCTTGCGCTGAAACAGGCACCGCTGTAAACACCAGAGTTACTGTAATAGCTATTAATATGTATATGGGAACTTTCGCGAGCTTTAAACTCATATGGTTTTATTACAAGTCAATTCTATCATGTATTTAAAAACGCTTCCAAGGGGTGGAAGCGTTTTTAAATAGAAGTCTAAATAGAGAGAAGTTTGGTTACTCTGACTCTTCTTCTGATCCTTCAGAATCTTCTGAGGAAGATTCCTCTGTATCCTCTTCACCTACTCGTTCGATGTCATCAATGCTGGCAGGCTCTTCTGTTTCTTCAGGCTCTTCTTCTCGCGGTTCTTCGGCAAATACAACTGTTTCGTCTGGATTTGTCATTAACTCTACTTCTTCCGGAAGCTTAAGATCTCGAGCGTATATAACTGACTCAAAATCATTGAGCTCAGAAACGTCAACATTTATTTCATGGGGAATATCTGTAGGCAAGACTTTAATATCAAGTTCATGCAGTACCTTGATCAATGTACCTCCCAGACTCTTAACAGCTGGAGATTCGCCAACGAACTCGATAGGAACAGAAACTTCGACTTTCTTAGTTTTGTCGATAACATAAAAATCAACGTGTTCGACAAACTGCGTAACCGGATGCGTTTGAATGTCTTGGATAAGAACATCTTTTTCTATGTCATCCCCTTTGAGGGTTACGACAGAGGATTCGCCTTCTTTACTGAGAAGACTATCAAATTCGCTTCGAGAAAGAGTTATGGCCTCTGAGTTATCTTTGGGACCATAAAATACAGCAGGAATCTTTCCTTGACTCCGAAGCTCTTTTAATTTTTTACCGCGCTCGGTACGCTTTTCTACAGAAATTGTTGACATACAAACGCCATTATAGGGATTTATGCCAAAAAAGCAACAGTATTTCAGTAACTTTTGAACTCATCTTTTGCTGGAAATGTTTGCATTACTTTAGTTTTCAAGATTCAAAGGGATCACTATTCTTGGTATACTAAAGACATACAAGTTAATACCAGAACTATTATGGAAGAAGAACCCAAAGCTCTTGATTTTGTTGCAGTAGGCGACATCGTTACCGACTCTTTTATAGACCTAAAAGACGTACGTATAGATAAAGAGAAAGACGAGGGAGATCATGGATATGATGAAATTTGTTTCCGTTTTGGCGATAAGATCCCCTATGAAGACGTCGAGGTGGTACCAGCAGTAGGCAATTCGCCTAACGCGGCAGTATCCGCTTCACGCCTCGGCCTTAATACAGGCCTTATCACAAACGTTGGAGATGATATTTATGGTAAACAGGATCTAGAACAACTCAGATCGGAATCTATTGACCTTTCGAATGTAGAAGTACATGAAGGAGAAAGGTCAAATCTGCATTACGTTTTGCAATTTGGCGCTGAGCGCACGATCTTGGTTAATCATCAACAATACAACTATAAATTCCCCGAATTAGATCCGGCGCCAAAATATCTTTACCTTTCATCCTTGGCTGAAAACTCTCTACCGTATCACGAAGAAATTGCTGATTACTTGGAAAAACATTCTGAAACGAAACTTGCTTTTCAGCCGGGTACATTTCAAATGAAGTTGGGTTATGAAAAGCTAAAGCGCTTGTACGAACTTTCGGAA
The nucleotide sequence above comes from Candidatus Campbellbacteria bacterium. Encoded proteins:
- a CDS encoding PCRF domain-containing protein — protein: MENTDLTKYKESEKTKYLAEEYERLETSERETKESAGSDPDLLELAKDDLSTIATQKEDLLSRMDDILKEEEQDEEFPSEIVLEVRAGAGGEEAALFAEELAQMYLTHADNQGWTINLVDDSRAEMGGYKEASFEIHGKDVYRQLRFETGVHRVQRVPATEKQGRIHTSTASVAILPIRKRAQVEIDESDLEVAFSRAGGPGGQNVNKVETAVRLTHKPTGIVVSSRAERSQLKNREKAISILTARLEELRREEEEKKHADSRANQIGTADRSEKIRTYNFPQDRVTDHRIKKSWSNIEGIMAGDIQKILDDLEEEQGKQSEEQK
- a CDS encoding type B 50S ribosomal protein L31, coding for MKKDIHPENVRHVIFEDSSTKDQWLILSTVNTEETAKWSDGKEYPLYRVEISSASHPFFTGQERVMDTAGRVDKFRRRQEAAKEKASGK
- a CDS encoding lytic murein transglycosylase, whose amino-acid sequence is MSLKLAKVPIYILIAITVTLVFTAVPVSAQETDSDKIERERELQAELEKVLKEIASQKKELQEQRSQSASIQEEIAVLDAQIRETQLQLEASRLRINQLSNDIQVKAETISELEDKTLREKESLSRLLQKMREVDDSSMIEVFLANENLSDFFKDSDSLRTLKQRILEDLERIAEYQEAAAEQKAKLEMVKNEQENITYQIEKSKEKIQVSQQQKEQLLSASKEKEQTYEEIVAERQARASEIRSALFSLRDTGDINFGQALDYARIAEEGTGVRPAFLLAIITQESNLGQNVGRCNLPSTPNRTWKEIMKPDRDHAPYLRIMDRLGLDPNTQPLSCPIGNIGWGGAMGPSQFIPSTWEMYQSRVSSVTGVSPSNPWNPRDAFTASSLFLKDLGAAARTYDAEWEAAARYYAGGGWQTRGVNYANSVMNIASRLQSQIDTLESL
- a CDS encoding 50S ribosomal protein L25; this encodes MSTISVEKRTERGKKLKELRSQGKIPAVFYGPKDNSEAITLSRSEFDSLLSKEGESSVVTLKGDDIEKDVLIQDIQTHPVTQFVEHVDFYVIDKTKKVEVSVPIEFVGESPAVKSLGGTLIKVLHELDIKVLPTDIPHEINVDVSELNDFESVIYARDLKLPEEVELMTNPDETVVFAEEPREEEPEETEEPASIDDIERVGEEDTEESSSEDSEGSEEESE
- a CDS encoding carbohydrate kinase family protein; the encoded protein is MEEEPKALDFVAVGDIVTDSFIDLKDVRIDKEKDEGDHGYDEICFRFGDKIPYEDVEVVPAVGNSPNAAVSASRLGLNTGLITNVGDDIYGKQDLEQLRSESIDLSNVEVHEGERSNLHYVLQFGAERTILVNHQQYNYKFPELDPAPKYLYLSSLAENSLPYHEEIADYLEKHSETKLAFQPGTFQMKLGYEKLKRLYELSELFFCNKQEAQRILETKEDDIKELAKIMHEHGPNIAVITDGVNGAYAFDGNEMWHMPMYPDPKPPIDRTGAGDSFSSTFTAAMATGKSIPEALEWGPVNSMAVVQDIGAQAGLLSREKLLEHLENRPEDYQPSKLE